A segment of the Butyrivibrio fibrisolvens genome:
GCGTTTTCACCATTTTCATTACTTATAACTTCAGCTTCTAAAGTTACACCTGATTTATTGATAAGCCTTGAAATTCTTTGTTGGAGTTCAAGGTTTGTATCATTTGCTCCGATGGAGAACTGGAATTCAAAACTCTGTTCGCCAATCTTAGCATCGAAGAAATAACTTCCTTCTTCAAGCGTAGTCTTGGTATTTGGAAGGAAATTACCTGTGTTGACCTGAGATCTGGCAAGTCTTTCTACGGTTATATCAAAGGATGGCGGATCTGCTTCTGAAGAACCGATATAAGTTGCTGTTACGGCATCATTATTAGACGAAAAAGCTACTTTGGTATTAAAGTCGCTGTTTTCGCCGTCACCTTTAAGTGCCGCCAGATCACCCTGCAATTTGCGCGCACTTTCCTTGAACGCAATAGCAGTTTCCTCATTAACACTATCCTGTTTCAGAAGATAAAGAGGGGAATCTTTGTTAATACGGACAATCGATTTATAGATATCTTTAAGCTCATCTTTTTTATGAGAATCAGCTTTAGTGATATCATTCGATGCATAAGATGTCAGAAAATGGTTATATATGCCATTCGACATTATATTATTTGCCATATATGATGCCCTCCTTTCTTCCATGATTGATGCAAGGTAGATTTATAAAAAATCTTCAGCCTTAATCCTTTCTTCTGGCTGATACGTCTCGCTCTTCCTTTAGCGATTTCCTTGCTGGGCAAGCCATTTTGGCTATAAATATACTTTTACTTACTATGATACTATCATAAAAAACATTATTAATCAACTAAATTTCGTTAAAAATGACAAAATTTTATTATTTTTTATTTTTTAAGAACGATTTATCGTATGTTCCGGGGGCCTGAAAAATTGAAAAATACGTTTCAAAGGCGCATAAAATAAAGCCCTTTGTATAAAATTAATATTCAAATTATAATGGTATATAAAGAGCGGTTAATTTTTTTCGGAGTCCTGCCGAGGAGGTTGATTCTTATGTACGAGAATATCAGATCACTGGTTGAAAGCGGAGATTATCGCAAGGCATCTGAGAAAATCAAGGAGCTCAAAGAATCTGAACAGAGCCAGGCTCTCATATCAGGCGACGATGAAAATCCTGAAGAACTTCATGTTCTTGAGGCTACTGTATGTGAGGCTCTCGGGGACTTTCGTGGTGAATTTCTTGCAATTGGAAAAGGTCTTTCCAAAAATCAACGTAATTACGAACTTTATTATATGCTTGGCCTTATTTATAAGAGGATCAATAATGATCAGGCCTATCTTTGCTTTGAGCAGGCAATGAGATTTTGTACTCTTCCTGAAGATACAGCACCCATACAGGAAGAGCTTGATAAGTGTAAAAATAACCCTTCCTTTAAAGTCAGAAATGTGTCTTTTGTCGTGTTGTCATACAATGATGAATGGCTCATGAAAAAATGCATTAAGGCTATTAAAGATGAGTGCCTTGAAGGAGATGAGATAATCGTTGTTGATAATGCTTCTACTGACGGAATAGCGCAGTGGCTGAGGCAGCAGACGGGGATAAGACTTATTGAAAATGGCGATAATGTGGGCTTTTCTGTTGGATGCAATATAGGTGTCATTGCCAGTGTGGAAGATAATGATGTACTTCTTATAAACAATGACGCTGTTCTTACGCCCGGAGCACTTTTCTGGATGAGAATGGCGCTTTATGAAAACACATGTGTTGGCGCAGTAGGAGCTGTTTCCAATAATGCTACAGAGCAAAGCGTAGAGGTATTTCTTGGAACAACTGACAGAATAGCGGCAGCCATAAAGTATGGAGCAGCCCATAATATTCCTTTGGAAAATCCATATGAAGATAAGGTAAGGCTTACAGGCTTTTGTGAGCTTATATCAAGAGAGACTGTCAACTGTGTTTTTATCGAGCATACGACTCAGGAAGAAGAGCATTTTCCCAAGTCTGTCCAGGATATGCTAAAAAGTATGCGCGGAAGAAAGCTGTTATTTGATCCGAGATTCACACCTGCATATTTTGAGGATGATGATCTTGGCGTAAGGATAGCTGAGGCGGGATTTCGGCAGATACTGTGTCATAATGCTTTTGTATATCATCAGGGCGGCGA
Coding sequences within it:
- a CDS encoding glycosyltransferase yields the protein MYENIRSLVESGDYRKASEKIKELKESEQSQALISGDDENPEELHVLEATVCEALGDFRGEFLAIGKGLSKNQRNYELYYMLGLIYKRINNDQAYLCFEQAMRFCTLPEDTAPIQEELDKCKNNPSFKVRNVSFVVLSYNDEWLMKKCIKAIKDECLEGDEIIVVDNASTDGIAQWLRQQTGIRLIENGDNVGFSVGCNIGVIASVEDNDVLLINNDAVLTPGALFWMRMALYENTCVGAVGAVSNNATEQSVEVFLGTTDRIAAAIKYGAAHNIPLENPYEDKVRLTGFCELISRETVNCVFIEHTTQEEEHFPKSVQDMLKSMRGRKLLFDPRFTPAYFEDDDLGVRIAEAGFRQILCHNAFVYHQGGDDGEPSENKKNLLAMNRKVFEDKWGFDVWKYEGVYEELMKVVSDIVEGRASGKPVYPWFRFLEIGCGFGTNMSALKYRYPNCYVAGVESFADVAYLGKYMGDIIKGNIEETTLPFPEHSFDIICIYDALKYAENKDELFMKLIHFLKNDGYLIVSKGCEEGIPKSVNTVIL